From one Dyella sp. 2HG41-7 genomic stretch:
- the acnA gene encoding aconitate hydratase AcnA, whose product MLDSFATRDTLKVKGSSYHIASLTKLGERFDLKHLPYSMKILLENLLRHEDGVNVTKKEIEAVAKWDPKAEPDTEISFMPARVVLQDFTGVPCVVDLAAMRDAVVKLGGDAKQINPLAPAELVIDHSVQVDAFGSPSSLEKNVEIEFERNHERYSFLRWGQKAFNNFKVVPPRTGIVHQVNLEHLARVVFTGKKDGADWAYPDTVFGTDSHTTMVNGLGVLGWGVGGIEAEAAMLGQPSSMLIPQVVGFKLIGKLSEGVTATDLVLTVTQMLRKHGVVGKFVEFFGEGLKHLPLADRATIGNMAPEYGATCGIFPIDQEVLNYLRLSGRSEDHIELVKAYAQAQGLWHDEHTPHAQFSATLELNLVDVKPSMAGPKRPQDRVLLEDVKKSFHESLSTLTAGRKNGSEARFANEGGGTAVGHDMSALAKGPHVSMKGEEFHLQDGAVVIAAITSCTNTSNPAVMLAAGLVAKKAAAKGLKAKPWVKTSLAPGSLVVTDYLEKTSLLKELEKVGFYLVGYGCTTCIGNSGPLPEEISKGIAEGDLAVASVLSGNRNFEGRVHPEVKMNYLASPPLVVAYALAGSLDVNLANDPLGTGSDGKPVYLKDVWPSNKEISDVIAGAINPEMFTKNYADVFKGDSRWNQIASPEGSVYKWNDSTYIKNPPYFDGMTMETGKIADIHGARVLGLFGDSITTDHISPAGSIKKDSPAGRFLISKGVEPKDFNSYGSRRGNDDVMVRGTFANIRIKNLMLDGVEGGYTQYVPSGEQMAIYDAAMKYKADHTPLIVLAGKEYGTGSSRDWAAKGTLLLGVKAVIAESFERIHRSNLVGMGVLPLQFKDGESAKSLGLTGKETFEITGLDDGNAKEAKVVAKSDKGEKTFTVKVLLLTPKEREFFRHGGILQYVLRQLASKKAA is encoded by the coding sequence ATGCTGGACTCATTCGCCACCCGCGACACGCTCAAGGTCAAAGGCAGCTCGTATCACATCGCCAGCCTTACGAAGCTCGGCGAGCGCTTCGATCTGAAGCATCTGCCTTACTCGATGAAGATCCTGCTGGAAAACTTGTTGCGCCACGAGGACGGCGTCAACGTCACCAAAAAGGAAATCGAGGCGGTCGCCAAGTGGGACCCAAAGGCCGAGCCGGATACGGAAATTTCCTTTATGCCCGCCCGCGTGGTGCTGCAAGATTTCACCGGCGTCCCGTGCGTGGTGGATTTGGCCGCGATGCGCGACGCCGTGGTGAAGCTGGGCGGCGATGCGAAACAGATCAATCCGCTCGCGCCAGCCGAACTGGTGATCGATCATTCCGTGCAAGTGGATGCGTTCGGATCGCCGTCGTCACTTGAGAAAAATGTCGAAATCGAGTTCGAGCGCAACCACGAGCGCTACTCGTTCCTGCGCTGGGGACAAAAAGCGTTCAACAATTTCAAAGTAGTGCCGCCGCGCACCGGCATCGTGCATCAGGTGAATCTTGAGCATCTTGCACGCGTGGTGTTCACCGGCAAGAAAGACGGCGCGGATTGGGCGTATCCCGATACGGTATTCGGCACCGACTCGCACACCACGATGGTCAACGGCCTCGGCGTGCTGGGCTGGGGCGTTGGCGGTATCGAAGCGGAAGCGGCGATGCTGGGTCAGCCTTCATCCATGCTGATCCCACAAGTCGTCGGGTTCAAACTCATCGGCAAACTTTCCGAGGGCGTCACCGCAACCGATCTGGTTCTCACCGTCACGCAGATGCTGCGCAAGCACGGCGTGGTGGGCAAGTTTGTGGAATTCTTCGGCGAAGGTCTCAAGCATCTTCCGCTGGCAGATCGCGCGACGATCGGCAACATGGCGCCGGAATACGGCGCGACCTGCGGCATTTTCCCGATCGATCAGGAAGTGTTGAATTATCTGCGCCTTTCCGGCCGCAGCGAAGATCACATCGAGTTGGTGAAAGCGTACGCGCAAGCACAAGGTTTGTGGCACGACGAACACACGCCGCATGCGCAATTCTCCGCCACGCTGGAACTCAATCTCGTCGACGTCAAACCCTCGATGGCCGGCCCCAAGCGCCCGCAAGATCGCGTCTTGCTGGAAGACGTAAAAAAGAGCTTCCACGAGAGCCTCAGCACGCTCACCGCAGGACGGAAGAACGGCAGCGAAGCGCGTTTCGCCAACGAAGGCGGCGGCACCGCCGTCGGCCACGACATGAGCGCGTTGGCCAAAGGCCCGCATGTGTCGATGAAGGGCGAAGAATTTCATTTGCAAGATGGCGCGGTGGTGATCGCGGCGATCACCTCGTGCACGAATACATCGAACCCCGCCGTGATGCTGGCTGCCGGCCTGGTCGCCAAGAAAGCCGCCGCAAAAGGATTGAAAGCCAAGCCTTGGGTAAAGACATCGCTGGCGCCCGGCTCGCTGGTGGTGACGGATTATCTGGAAAAAACCAGCCTGCTGAAGGAGCTCGAAAAAGTCGGCTTCTATCTCGTGGGCTACGGCTGCACCACTTGCATCGGCAACTCCGGCCCGCTGCCTGAGGAAATCAGCAAAGGCATTGCTGAAGGCGATCTCGCCGTTGCATCGGTGCTGTCGGGCAATCGCAATTTCGAAGGCCGCGTGCATCCGGAAGTAAAGATGAATTATCTGGCGTCGCCGCCGTTGGTGGTGGCATATGCGTTGGCGGGCTCGCTGGATGTGAATCTAGCCAACGATCCGCTCGGTACGGGTAGCGATGGCAAACCGGTTTATTTGAAAGACGTCTGGCCAAGCAACAAGGAAATTTCGGACGTGATTGCCGGCGCGATCAATCCCGAGATGTTCACCAAGAACTACGCCGACGTGTTCAAAGGCGACAGTCGTTGGAACCAGATCGCATCGCCCGAAGGTTCGGTCTACAAGTGGAACGACTCTACGTACATCAAGAACCCGCCCTACTTCGACGGCATGACCATGGAAACGGGCAAAATCGCGGACATTCATGGCGCGCGTGTCTTGGGCTTGTTCGGCGACTCGATCACCACCGATCATATTTCGCCTGCCGGCTCGATCAAGAAAGACAGTCCCGCAGGGCGCTTCCTGATTTCCAAAGGCGTGGAGCCGAAGGATTTCAATTCGTACGGATCGCGTCGCGGCAACGATGACGTGATGGTGCGCGGTACGTTCGCCAACATCCGTATTAAAAACCTGATGCTGGATGGCGTGGAAGGCGGTTACACGCAGTACGTGCCTTCGGGCGAACAGATGGCCATCTACGACGCGGCGATGAAATACAAAGCGGACCACACGCCGTTAATCGTGCTGGCCGGAAAGGAATACGGCACCGGTTCTTCCCGCGACTGGGCCGCCAAGGGCACGCTGCTGTTGGGCGTCAAAGCCGTGATCGCCGAGAGTTTCGAGCGCATCCATCGCTCCAACCTCGTCGGCATGGGCGTGCTGCCCTTGCAATTCAAAGATGGCGAAAGCGCCAAATCGCTTGGCCTGACCGGCAAGGAGACATTCGAAATCACCGGGCTCGACGATGGCAACGCCAAAGAAGCGAAAGTTGTCGCCAAGAGCGACAAAGGCGAAAAAACGTTCACCGTAAAAGTGCTGCTGCTCACGCCCAAAGAGCGCGAGTTCTTCCGCCACGGCGGCATCCTGCAATATGTGCTGCGTCAATTAGCGAGCAAGAAAGCGGCTTGA
- a CDS encoding long-chain-fatty-acid--CoA ligase, with amino-acid sequence MSNQRPWLSHYPDGVPAEIDITQYASVVAVLEEAFERYQERDAFSSFGKRLTYAQIDALSRQFAAYLTGELKLSKGDRVAIMLPNVLQYPIALFGALRAGMVIVNTNPMYTARELKHQLEDSGAVAIVVLDNFAATLQQVVTETHVKHIVTTGLGDLLGAKGLAINFVLKHVKKMVPPYSLPHAVRFNDALAIGAKYTPTAPSITHDDIAFLQYTGGTTGVAKGAMLTHGNMVANMMQAGAWIGANLKVGREIVITALPLYHIFSLTANGLVFLRLGGLNILITNPRDMPAFVKELRNSHFSVITGVNTLFNGLLNTPGFESVDFSSLRLSLGGGMAVQRAVAERWKKVTGCTLAEAYGLTETSPAACINPLDLKEYNGSIGLPISSTDVAIWSEENQPLPIGEVGELMVHGPQVMKGYWNRPDETAKVLTDDGWLHTGDIAKMDENGYVYIVDRKKDMILVSGFNVYPNEIEDTVMKHPGVAEVAAIGVPDEHSGEVVKLFVVRKDPSLTVEQLKEFCRENLTGYKRPKVIEFRDALPKSNVGKILRRELRDEKKQAVAS; translated from the coding sequence ATGAGCAATCAGCGTCCGTGGCTGAGTCATTATCCGGATGGCGTACCTGCAGAGATCGACATCACCCAGTACGCGTCGGTGGTTGCCGTACTGGAAGAAGCGTTTGAACGCTACCAGGAACGCGACGCTTTCTCGAGCTTCGGCAAGCGCCTGACCTACGCTCAAATCGACGCGCTGAGCCGGCAATTCGCCGCCTACCTGACCGGCGAGCTGAAACTTTCCAAGGGCGATCGCGTTGCGATCATGCTGCCGAATGTTTTGCAGTATCCGATCGCGCTGTTCGGCGCGCTGCGCGCTGGCATGGTGATCGTGAACACCAATCCCATGTACACGGCGCGCGAGCTTAAGCATCAGCTCGAAGATTCGGGCGCGGTGGCGATTGTGGTGTTGGACAACTTCGCGGCGACCCTGCAGCAAGTCGTGACTGAAACGCACGTCAAGCACATCGTGACCACGGGTCTTGGCGATTTGCTCGGCGCGAAAGGGTTGGCAATCAACTTCGTGCTCAAGCACGTCAAGAAGATGGTGCCACCTTATTCGCTGCCGCACGCCGTGCGCTTTAACGATGCGCTCGCCATTGGCGCGAAGTACACGCCGACCGCGCCCTCCATCACGCACGACGATATCGCTTTCCTGCAATACACCGGCGGCACCACCGGTGTGGCCAAGGGCGCCATGCTTACCCACGGCAATATGGTGGCGAACATGATGCAAGCCGGCGCGTGGATCGGCGCGAATCTGAAAGTGGGACGCGAGATCGTTATCACCGCGCTGCCGCTGTATCACATCTTTTCGCTTACCGCGAACGGTCTGGTGTTTCTGCGATTGGGCGGGTTGAACATTCTCATCACCAACCCGCGCGATATGCCTGCCTTTGTCAAAGAGCTGCGCAACTCGCATTTTTCGGTCATTACCGGCGTCAATACCTTGTTCAACGGCTTGCTCAATACGCCGGGTTTCGAGAGCGTGGATTTTTCGAGTCTGCGTTTGAGCCTGGGCGGCGGTATGGCCGTGCAGCGCGCGGTGGCCGAACGCTGGAAAAAAGTGACCGGCTGCACCTTGGCCGAAGCGTACGGGCTTACCGAAACCTCCCCGGCCGCCTGCATCAATCCGTTGGATTTGAAGGAATACAACGGCTCGATCGGCTTGCCGATTTCTTCCACTGACGTCGCCATCTGGTCCGAAGAGAATCAGCCTTTGCCCATCGGCGAAGTCGGCGAACTGATGGTGCATGGCCCGCAGGTTATGAAGGGTTATTGGAATCGCCCCGACGAAACCGCAAAAGTGCTGACCGACGACGGCTGGCTGCACACCGGCGATATCGCCAAGATGGACGAAAACGGCTACGTGTACATCGTCGATCGCAAGAAGGACATGATTCTCGTCTCGGGCTTCAACGTCTATCCGAACGAAATCGAAGACACCGTCATGAAGCATCCGGGCGTTGCCGAAGTCGCCGCCATCGGCGTGCCGGACGAACATTCCGGCGAAGTGGTGAAGTTGTTCGTGGTGCGCAAAGACCCGAGCCTGACGGTCGAGCAACTCAAAGAGTTCTGTCGCGAGAACCTCACCGGCTACAAACGGCCGAAGGTGATCGAATTCCGCGATGCGCTGCCCAAGAGCAATGTGGGTAAAATTCTACGGCGCGAATTGCGCGACGAAAAGAAACAGGCCGTCGCCAGCTAA
- a CDS encoding PilZ domain-containing protein codes for MTTKGDDAMDGTDKEHLRPARMRIKTTVLMSQGDRSHPTDLIDISATGVLLRRPRDWGGQPGESWVLDMIFGEDLHIHLEAKVARVSERHIGFAYTHIPEDKQVPLWNLLGGYADILEMWHDE; via the coding sequence ATGACGACAAAAGGTGACGATGCCATGGACGGTACCGACAAAGAGCATCTGCGTCCGGCGCGCATGCGCATCAAGACCACGGTGCTGATGAGTCAGGGCGACCGGTCGCATCCGACCGACCTTATCGATATCTCGGCCACCGGCGTGTTGCTGCGTCGCCCGCGCGACTGGGGCGGTCAGCCTGGGGAGAGCTGGGTGCTCGACATGATCTTCGGCGAGGATCTGCACATCCACCTGGAAGCGAAGGTGGCGCGCGTCTCCGAACGGCATATCGGCTTTGCCTATACGCACATCCCGGAAGACAAACAGGTGCCGCTTTGGAATCTGCTGGGCGGCTATGCCGACATCCTGGAGATGTGGCACGACGAGTAA
- a CDS encoding ScpA family protein has protein sequence MPLAIVRGEPILQMPQDLYIPPDALEVILEAFEGPLDLLLYLIRRQNLDILDIPIAEITRQYMGYIEMMRDAMRLELAAEYLLMAAILGEIKSRLLLPRPPSEEGLEEDPRAELVRRLQEYERFKKAAEDIDALPRLERDTVVVQADVGERNVVKLPPPLDLKEMLLALKDVMHRAELFGHHAIKREALSVRQRMGELLSRLNDDQFHRFESLFDVTEGRLGVVVTFLAMLELAKEFLINIVQEEPLAAIYVKANASSAEEEADVAAGDDAFEERNAASGGE, from the coding sequence ATGCCGCTGGCGATCGTGCGCGGCGAACCGATCCTGCAGATGCCGCAGGACCTTTACATTCCACCGGACGCGCTGGAAGTTATTCTGGAAGCGTTCGAAGGACCGCTGGATCTGCTGCTTTACCTGATCCGTCGGCAGAACCTGGACATTCTCGATATTCCGATCGCCGAAATTACCCGGCAATACATGGGATACATCGAGATGATGCGCGATGCGATGCGCCTGGAGCTGGCCGCCGAGTATTTGCTCATGGCCGCCATCCTGGGCGAAATCAAATCGCGACTGCTGCTTCCGCGTCCGCCATCGGAAGAAGGACTGGAAGAAGACCCCCGCGCCGAACTGGTGCGTCGGTTGCAGGAATACGAACGCTTCAAGAAGGCGGCCGAGGATATCGACGCCCTGCCCCGCCTGGAACGCGATACGGTGGTCGTGCAGGCCGATGTCGGCGAGCGCAACGTGGTCAAGCTGCCGCCGCCGCTCGACCTCAAGGAAATGCTGCTGGCGCTCAAGGATGTGATGCATCGGGCCGAATTGTTCGGGCATCACGCCATCAAGCGCGAAGCGCTGAGCGTGCGTCAACGCATGGGCGAGTTGCTGAGCCGGTTGAACGACGATCAGTTCCATCGCTTCGAATCGCTATTCGACGTCACCGAAGGACGACTTGGCGTCGTGGTCACGTTTCTGGCCATGCTGGAGCTGGCCAAGGAGTTCCTGATCAACATCGTGCAGGAAGAACCGCTGGCGGCGATCTACGTCAAAGCCAATGCATCCTCCGCCGAAGAAGAAGCCGACGTGGCCGCGGGCGACGACGCCTTCGAAGAACGGAATGCAGCATCCGGCGGCGAATAA
- the scpB gene encoding SMC-Scp complex subunit ScpB encodes MQIEQLKPIIEAALLAASQPLTVAQLGELFVDEDEVDRSHIAMALEALAEECNGRGVELKEVGTGFRYQVRQGVHPWVSRMWTEKPSRYSRALLETLALIAYRQPITRPEIEQIRGVVVSSNIIKTLEEREWVRVVGHRDVPGKPALFGTTRIFLDYFNLKSLDELPPLSEIRDMEDPQLRLDDDSFPPRPIRDLPIDPDAELDESADEASNDEELVDGTHHEASTDETPSDEDTQSNESSPHTGDAVSHHDEAAAEAEPVADTHPSTADEAADPADAAEGAATQDTEEYRA; translated from the coding sequence ATGCAGATCGAGCAACTCAAACCGATTATCGAAGCCGCACTGCTGGCCGCCAGCCAACCGTTGACCGTGGCGCAACTGGGCGAGCTGTTCGTCGATGAAGACGAGGTCGACCGGTCGCACATCGCCATGGCGCTGGAAGCGCTGGCCGAGGAATGCAACGGTCGCGGCGTGGAGCTGAAAGAAGTCGGCACCGGCTTCCGGTACCAGGTGCGTCAGGGCGTCCATCCGTGGGTTTCGCGGATGTGGACGGAAAAACCCAGTCGATACTCGCGCGCCTTGCTGGAAACCTTGGCGCTGATCGCGTATCGACAGCCGATCACACGACCGGAAATCGAGCAGATCCGCGGCGTGGTGGTCTCCTCCAACATCATCAAAACCCTGGAAGAGCGCGAATGGGTCCGCGTCGTCGGCCACCGCGACGTCCCCGGTAAACCCGCATTGTTCGGCACCACCCGCATCTTCCTCGACTACTTCAATCTCAAATCGCTGGATGAGCTGCCGCCGCTCTCCGAGATTCGCGATATGGAAGATCCGCAGCTTCGGCTGGACGACGATTCCTTCCCGCCGCGACCGATTCGCGATTTGCCGATCGATCCGGACGCGGAGTTGGACGAATCCGCTGACGAAGCATCCAACGACGAAGAACTCGTCGACGGCACGCACCACGAAGCCTCGACGGACGAAACACCTTCCGACGAAGACACACAAAGCAACGAATCGTCGCCGCACACTGGCGACGCTGTATCTCATCACGACGAAGCCGCCGCTGAAGCGGAACCCGTCGCCGACACCCATCCTTCCACTGCCGACGAGGCAGCGGACCCCGCGGACGCCGCAGAAGGCGCCGCCACGCAAGACACCGAGGAGTACCGCGCATGA
- a CDS encoding pseudouridine synthase, whose product MNAPQKSVLSLKRAAAPETAPQIEERLHKVLANAGLGSRRMLEQRIQAGEVEVNGSPATIGASVRAGDRVVLDGKQFVVATDNRDDAEVLVYHKPEGVVTTREDPEGRPTVFEQLPRLKGARWVAVGRLDINTTGLLLLTTDGDLANALMHPRSGLEREYLCRVHGEVPDEIIEKLKAGVELEDGPARFDEIAIISRGGSHSWFRVVIREGRNREVRRLWDSQGFLVSRLKRIRYGSIELPRLLRRGDCEAMGEEAVKELRQAAGLGAPQPVLTLSPVLHQRRAPRNVTEYRPEKGTSTSWSGGYHDEARELRAFDRIREEPARGKQQRRRANPNREVNGNVARPDRPQNNRNNKKKRGIGPGQELPPARTWFAGESREGGGGGRAHGGGQSQGNRRGGGGGGAGNANPYGGFNAGGNANRNSRGGNRPSGGGNRPSGGGNRPSGGGNRPGGRPQRGGGRPHGGGGGNRSGNR is encoded by the coding sequence ATGAATGCGCCGCAAAAATCCGTATTGAGCCTCAAGCGCGCCGCAGCGCCAGAGACCGCACCCCAAATCGAAGAGCGCCTGCACAAGGTGCTCGCCAACGCCGGACTCGGCTCGCGCCGCATGCTGGAGCAACGCATCCAAGCTGGCGAAGTCGAAGTCAACGGCAGCCCCGCCACCATTGGCGCCAGCGTTCGCGCCGGCGATCGCGTCGTCCTCGACGGCAAGCAGTTCGTTGTCGCCACCGATAACCGCGACGATGCCGAAGTGCTGGTTTATCACAAGCCCGAAGGCGTGGTGACCACGCGCGAAGACCCCGAAGGCCGCCCCACCGTGTTCGAACAGCTGCCGCGACTGAAAGGCGCGCGCTGGGTCGCCGTGGGTCGCCTGGATATCAACACCACGGGCCTGCTGCTGCTGACCACCGATGGCGATCTCGCCAACGCGCTGATGCATCCGCGCAGCGGCCTGGAACGCGAATATCTATGCCGCGTGCACGGCGAAGTGCCCGACGAAATCATCGAAAAACTCAAAGCCGGCGTGGAACTCGAAGACGGCCCCGCGCGCTTCGACGAAATTGCCATCATCAGCCGCGGCGGCAGCCATAGCTGGTTCCGTGTGGTGATCCGCGAAGGTCGCAATCGCGAAGTCCGTCGTCTGTGGGATTCGCAAGGATTCCTGGTCAGCCGCCTCAAGCGCATTCGCTACGGCAGCATCGAATTGCCGCGCCTACTGCGCCGCGGCGATTGCGAAGCGATGGGCGAAGAAGCCGTCAAAGAACTGCGTCAGGCAGCAGGCCTTGGCGCGCCGCAACCGGTGCTCACGCTGAGCCCGGTGCTGCATCAACGTCGCGCCCCCCGCAATGTCACGGAATATCGTCCCGAAAAAGGTACGTCGACCTCGTGGAGCGGCGGGTATCACGATGAAGCGCGCGAACTGCGCGCCTTCGACCGCATTCGCGAAGAACCTGCGCGCGGCAAGCAGCAACGTCGTCGCGCCAATCCGAATCGCGAAGTGAACGGCAACGTCGCTCGCCCGGATCGTCCGCAGAACAATCGCAACAACAAGAAAAAGCGCGGTATCGGCCCCGGTCAGGAGCTGCCGCCCGCACGCACCTGGTTTGCCGGCGAATCCCGCGAAGGTGGTGGCGGCGGACGCGCGCACGGTGGCGGCCAGTCGCAAGGCAATCGCCGTGGCGGCGGTGGTGGTGGCGCCGGCAACGCCAATCCGTACGGCGGTTTCAATGCCGGCGGAAACGCGAATCGCAACAGTCGCGGCGGCAACCGTCCCAGCGGCGGTGGCAACCGTCCCAGCGGCGGTGGCAATCGTCCGAGCGGCGGCGGAAACCGTCCCGGCGGTCGCCCGCAGCGCGGCGGCGGCCGTCCGCATGGCGGCGGTGGCGGCAATCGCTCGGGTAATCGCTGA
- the arsC gene encoding arsenate reductase (glutaredoxin) (This arsenate reductase requires both glutathione and glutaredoxin to convert arsenate to arsenite, after which the efflux transporter formed by ArsA and ArsB can extrude the arsenite from the cell, providing resistance.): protein MIRIYHNSRCSKSRSALALLEEHGKPFDIVNYLETPPSAIELKTLLSQLGISARELLRTGEDVYQELGLENPSLDEETLIAAMAEHPRLIERPIVVVDGKAVIARPPETLLAFLRR from the coding sequence ATGATCCGCATCTACCACAACAGTCGCTGCTCGAAATCGCGCAGCGCTCTGGCCTTGCTTGAAGAGCACGGCAAGCCTTTCGACATCGTCAACTATCTCGAAACGCCTCCGAGCGCCATCGAGTTGAAGACGCTGTTGTCGCAACTTGGCATCAGTGCGCGTGAGTTACTGCGCACTGGCGAAGATGTCTATCAGGAGCTTGGTTTGGAAAATCCATCGCTGGATGAGGAAACGCTCATTGCTGCGATGGCCGAACATCCGCGCTTAATCGAACGCCCAATCGTGGTCGTCGATGGCAAAGCGGTGATCGCACGCCCACCCGAAACATTGCTCGCATTTTTACGTCGCTAG
- the ftsH gene encoding ATP-dependent zinc metalloprotease FtsH: MNETWKTLLLWLVIAVVLITVFQSFNPHGGASSDLPYSSFVQSVDSGNVATANISAENPATISGKLKDGSNYRTVAPVLGFSTNSVVKQMQDKSVTVTQDSGTGFSLIGLLVNWLPVILIVGVFIWFMRQMQQGGGGRGAMSFGRSRAKLQGEDQVKVNFGDVAGCDEAKEEVGELVEFLRDPGKFQRLGGKIPRGVLMVGPPGTGKTLLAKAIAGEAKVPFFSISGSDFVEMFVGVGASRVRDMFDQAKKHAPCIIFIDEIDAVGRHRGAGLGGGHDEREQTLNQLLVEMDGFEGTEGIIVIAATNRPDVLDPALLRPGRFDRQVVVGLPDVKGREQILKVHLRKVPTASDVDAMVIARGTPGFSGADLANLVNEAALFAARENAREVRMNHMDKARDKILMGTERRSMAMSEDEKKLTAYHEAGHAIVGRLVPEHDPVYKVTIIPRGRALGVTMYLPEGDKYSMNKIAIESQLCSLYGGRVAEELIFGSDKVTTGASNDIERATKMARNMATKWGLSDELGPVTYGEEEDEVFLGRSVTQHKNVSNETARKIDEVVREILDRAYARSKQLLTENIEKLHVMADALLQYETIDARQIDDIMAGRVPGPPADWSKNTPAGPSVPPPPPRGDAGAKVGDPATQSRV, from the coding sequence ATGAACGAAACATGGAAAACTTTGTTGCTCTGGTTGGTGATCGCGGTGGTCTTGATCACCGTGTTCCAGAGCTTCAACCCGCACGGTGGCGCCTCCTCGGACCTGCCATACAGCAGCTTCGTGCAGAGTGTGGATAGCGGCAACGTCGCTACCGCCAACATCAGCGCCGAAAATCCCGCCACCATCAGCGGCAAGCTGAAGGACGGCAGCAACTACCGCACCGTCGCGCCGGTCCTCGGCTTCTCCACCAACTCGGTGGTGAAACAGATGCAGGACAAGAGCGTCACCGTCACGCAGGATTCCGGCACCGGTTTCTCGCTGATCGGCCTCTTGGTCAACTGGCTGCCGGTGATTCTGATCGTCGGCGTGTTTATCTGGTTTATGCGCCAGATGCAGCAAGGCGGCGGTGGCCGCGGCGCGATGAGCTTCGGCCGTTCGCGCGCCAAGTTGCAGGGCGAAGATCAGGTCAAGGTCAACTTCGGCGACGTCGCTGGTTGCGACGAAGCGAAAGAAGAAGTCGGCGAATTGGTCGAGTTCTTGCGCGATCCCGGTAAATTCCAGCGCCTGGGCGGCAAGATTCCGCGCGGCGTGCTGATGGTCGGCCCGCCCGGCACGGGTAAGACGCTGCTCGCCAAGGCGATCGCCGGCGAGGCGAAAGTGCCGTTCTTCTCGATCTCCGGTTCCGACTTTGTCGAAATGTTCGTTGGCGTGGGCGCGTCCCGCGTGCGCGACATGTTCGATCAGGCGAAGAAGCACGCGCCGTGCATCATCTTCATCGACGAAATCGATGCAGTGGGTCGTCATCGCGGCGCAGGCCTGGGCGGCGGTCACGACGAACGCGAGCAGACGCTCAACCAGTTGCTGGTCGAGATGGATGGCTTCGAAGGTACCGAAGGCATCATCGTGATCGCAGCGACCAATCGTCCGGACGTGCTCGATCCTGCGCTGCTGCGCCCGGGTCGTTTCGATCGCCAGGTGGTGGTCGGTCTGCCGGACGTGAAGGGTCGCGAGCAGATTCTCAAAGTGCATCTGCGCAAGGTGCCGACGGCGAGCGACGTGGATGCGATGGTGATCGCACGCGGCACGCCGGGTTTCTCGGGCGCAGACTTGGCCAACCTCGTCAACGAAGCAGCCTTGTTCGCCGCGCGTGAGAATGCGCGCGAAGTGCGCATGAACCATATGGACAAGGCGCGCGACAAGATCTTGATGGGCACCGAGCGTCGTTCGATGGCGATGAGCGAGGACGAAAAGAAACTCACCGCCTATCACGAAGCCGGTCACGCCATCGTCGGTCGCCTGGTGCCCGAGCACGATCCGGTCTACAAGGTGACGATCATTCCGCGCGGTCGCGCGCTGGGCGTCACGATGTATTTGCCGGAAGGCGACAAGTACAGCATGAACAAGATCGCGATCGAATCGCAGCTGTGCTCGCTGTACGGCGGTCGCGTGGCGGAAGAGTTGATCTTTGGCAGCGACAAAGTCACCACCGGCGCTTCCAACGATATCGAGCGCGCCACCAAGATGGCGCGCAACATGGCCACCAAGTGGGGCTTGTCCGATGAATTGGGTCCAGTGACGTACGGCGAAGAAGAAGACGAAGTTTTCCTCGGCCGTTCGGTGACGCAGCACAAGAACGTCTCCAACGAAACTGCGCGTAAGATCGACGAAGTGGTGCGCGAAATCCTCGATCGTGCGTATGCGCGCAGCAAGCAATTGCTGACGGAAAACATCGAGAAGCTGCACGTGATGGCCGATGCGCTGCTGCAATACGAGACCATCGATGCGCGTCAGATCGACGACATCATGGCTGGCCGCGTACCGGGTCCGCCGGCGGATTGGTCCAAGAACACGCCCGCTGGTCCGTCAGTGCCGCCGCCGCCGCCGCGTGGCGATGCGGGCGCCAAGGTTGGCGATCCGGCGACGCAAAGCCGCGTCTGA